GCCAGAACTGCGGAAACCTCTTTACCATGAATGATGTAGGAGCGGCTTCTTACGGCTGTAATCCGGCAAGAATTCCTTTTACTCAGACAGATTCTGAACTTATCGTTTCAACAGAGATTCTGAAACAGGTAGCTCCAGCTTTTAAGAACTGGCAGGGACCTGTAAATTAATTCACAGGAACAAATCTTCTGATGCGATGAGTTACACCCAGTCTTTCGCATAGACGGCTGCACTCCTCTTCATCTTCTTTTGAGATCGTTGTTTCAACCGTAGTCAGCACAACCTTAGGAACAAAGTTTTTTGCCTGCTCTGCAAAAGCCAGCATTGCAGGAAAAGCTTTTCCCTTAAATACCGGACGAACAGTTTTTTCGTAGATTTCTGGATTACTTGAATTCAGGCTTATGGAAAGAGCATCTATTTTCCCGGCCAGAAGAGGAGCAACAGGCTTTTTGTTTATTAAATCAGCAAGTCCGTTTGTATTAATGCGTACCGGCAGAGAATAATTTGCCTTCAAAAAAGCAGCTACTTCAAGAAGCACATCCAGAGCCTCTGTCGGTTCACCGTAACCACAGAAAACAAATTCTTTGTAGTTTTTGAAACGTTCAAGTTTTGCCTCTTCTTTTATGGCAGCAATCACTTCGGCCGCCGTAGGTTCATGCTCAAGCCAGAGGGTATCTACATTATCAAACTCTGCCCCGCTTACTTTCTGACGGATGCAAAAAATGCATGCACAAGGGCAGCGATTTGTAAGATTTATATAAAGGCCATTGTATTCGGGGTAGATGATTGTCATTGATTTTTTCATAAGAGTGATTATTCTACAAGATTTATGAACTGTCAATTATTAAAAAAATCTATAACTAATATATAAAACTACTATTAGTCAAAGATTAGAAAATTATATATAACCTAGTACAACGGTAGGAAATAAAAAAACTTACCAGGAGGTTATATGAAAAAGAGTTTTTTAAAATCGGTTGCAGTTATTCTTGTTGCAAGTTTCATTGCATCAGGAGCCTTTGCTGCTTCTAAAAAAGAAAAAAAGAGCAAAACAAAAGTACAGACAATTCTTGTTGGCACAGGTTCCAGTGCGCCTCTTTACTGTTATCTTGATGACAAGGGAGAACTTGCAGGCTTTGAAATTGATGTAATCAAGGCCATTGATGAACTTCTTCCACAGTATAAATTCGAATTCCAGATTTTTGATTTCAAAAATATTCTTCTTGCCCTAGCAGCTGGAAAAATTGATATTGGTGCTCACATGTATGAATCTAATCCTGAGCGTCGTAAGAATTATCTTTTTACAGAATATGGCTACAATGATTTTTCAAAATATATTGTAGTTCTAAAAGAGAATACAGAAGTAAAATCTCTCAAGGATTTAGTTGGTAAAACAGCACAGGCTTCTACAGGAAGTGCAACAGGAGCAATTCTTCAGCACTGGAATGAAGATCATCCAAACGAACAGATTAATGCCGTTCTTACAAGCACACTTACAAACGAGCAGATTGTTGCTTCAATGAAGAATGGTACTTATGATGCTTTCTTCTCTAACATTCCAAGCTTCAATCAGCTTCAAAAAGAGTACGGCGGAATTTTCCGTCTTGTAGAAGAACCTATTTCAACATCAGCTTCTTACTTCATTTTCAATCTTGATAATCCAACTCTTAAAGCTGATGTTGATGTAGCCCTTAAACAGCTTATTGATTCTGGTGAGCTCTCAAAACTCGCAATCAAAAATCTTGGCTCTGATACAACAAAAAATATCAATAAATAAAAGTTTATAAAAAAAAGTCTGGAGGTAAAAATGGCAGATTTGTTTTCATGGCAGCGAGTTGTTAAAAATTTTCCAATATTGATTACAAAGCTGCCGGTTACCTTTGAAATTGTTGCAGTCGCATTTTCCCTGGGATTCATACTTGCACTTCTGATTGCAACAACACGAATTAAAAAAGTTCCGCTTCTGAACCAGATTCTTACAGTTTTTATTTCTTTCGAAAGAGGCACTCCTCTCCTGGTTCAGATGCTTGTAGTTTATTATGCATTTCCTATTGTCCTTTATAAAGCTTTTGGAATTGATTCACGACGATGGGAAAAAATTATCTTTGTTGATTTAGCCTTGATTTTAAATCAGGGAGTTTTCCTTGGAGAAATATTTAGAGGCGCAATTCTTGCAGTTCCAAAAGGACAAAAGGAAGCAGCCCTTGCCTGTGGTATTTCAGATTTTAAGGCCTTTATAAAAATCATTCTTCCACAGGCAATAAGAATAGCCCTTCCTTCAACAGGGCTCACTTTGATAGGGCTTTTTCAGGAAACATCTTTAGTTTACATGCTTGGTGTAATGGACATCATGGGCCGTGCAAGTGCACTTGGTGCAACCAGCGGTCACAATCTGGAAAGCTATCTGATTATTGCACTTATCTTTGTACTTATTAATTTTGGACTTACAGCCATTACAACAAAAATTGATAAAAACCTTACTTACGGTACTAAAAACCTAACCGGGAGGGCAGCATGAAATTCAGTCTTGAATATTTATGGAAGTGTATTCTTTCGGGCATAATTTATATTCCAGTTACACTCAAACTTGCATTGATTCCCCTTGCCCTTGCAATTGTTTTTGGAACACTGATTGCTCTGGCCCGCATTTTTAAGGTTCCGGTTGTAGAAAAGTTCTTTAAGATTTTTGTTGCAATATATTCGGGAATTCCAGGTGTTGTGACAATGCTGATTTTTCATTTAATTTACCTGAGTCTTTTTAAACCGGCTAAAAATGGAATAATGCTTCTCGCCTACTTCACCTTTACTTTAGGAAGAACAATTGTTGTCAGCGAATCTGTTAGAGGTGCCTTTCTTTCTATTCCAAAAGGACAGTATGAAGCATCTTATGCCTGCGGTCTTTCTACTTTTCAAACACTAAAAAAAATCATTATCCCGCAGGTGATTCCGGTTGCACTTCCGGCACTTACAAACAATACTCTTGGTTCAATTAAGAACACTTCAATCGTTCTGGTTCTTGGAATTGTTGATGTTTTGAATGGAGCTACGATTCCCTGTGCAGACACATACAGCTATGTAGAAGGTTATGTAGCAGCCGCAATTATCTATTGGGTAATTAATGCCATTGTAGAGTTTTTCCTTGTTCATCTGGAAAAACATCTTTCTAAAAAAAAATAGGGGATATTAAAAATGATTAAAATAGAGCACGTAAAAAAATCTTTTGGACATCTTGATGTTCTTCATGATGTTTCGCTGACAGTTGATGACGGTAGCGTTGTTGTAATTCTTGGTCCAAGCGGAAGCGGTAAAACTACCCTGCTCCGTTCAATTAATTTTCTGGAACGGGCTGACAAAGGTAAACTAACCATCGGTAGTTCGTCAGTAGATTTACATTCTGCAAAGAAAAAAGAAGTACTGGAAATCAGAAGAAAGACCTCAATGGTTTTTCAAAATTATAATCTCTTTGCAAATAAGACTGCTCTTGAAAATATTGTCGAAGCACTTGTTACTGGTCATGGAATTCCAAGAGCACAGGCTGTAGAACGGGCTAAAGAAGAACTTCGCAAAGTTGGTCTTAGTGACAAAGAAAATTATTACCCAAGCCAGCTTTCGGGCGGTCAGCAGCAGCGTGTAGGAATTGCCCGTGCCGTTGCCCTTGATGCAGAAGTTATTTTATTTGATGAACCAACCAGCGCACTAGACCCGGAGCTTGTAGGTGAAACGCTTGCGCTGATTAAACAGGTCGCAAAAGACGGACACACTATGATTGTTGTAACTCACGAAATGTCTTTTGCAGAAGATGTTGCAGATAAAGTTGTATTTATGGATGGCGGATATATCGTTGAAGAAGGCAGCCCTCAGGATATTTTCTATCATCCAAAAGAAGAACGAACCAGACAGTTTTTACGCCGTATAATACCTGTCGGAGAGTATGTCATTTAAAAAAGTTTTCTTTGTTTAAACAATTACAAAAAAAGTGAAAAAGAAAATCAGGAGATTTTATGAATAAACAGATTCCAGATACTATCAGAGATAAACACCCGGGATTTGCAGATGTACAGGTGGGAAGTTCTGGAGAACTCAGAGAAAAGGCTCAAGCCCACTGCTTGAAAAACGCTCACCGCACTTTTGAACAGGGCATTCAGTGTGTTCAGGTAAACAGCATGAATGCGCTTGTAAGCCTGCAGGATACAGTAATGGTAATTCATTCACCTTTGGGCTGCTCAGGCTGTGCTTCTTTTGGAGCAATCGACAGACTGAATGTTTATAAACATCACAGAGGCCGCGACAATGCCCCAGACAGTCATGTCATTTCAACTGCCCTTGGAGAAAAGGAAGTAATTCTCGGTGGTGAAAAACGCCTGCACGAAACAATTGACCAGGCAATAAAAAGATATAATCCTAAAATTGTTTTCATTCTTGCTTCCTGCGCTTCTTCAATTATTGGAGATGACATTGATGCCGTAGCAGAACAAAAGGAAAAGGAATATAAGGCGAAGGGTAAAGACATTATTTTTGCTCCGGTTCACTGCGAAGGCTTTAAGAGCCGCAATCACGCAACAGGCTACGACCTTGCTCTTGCAACTCTTCAAAATTATGTTATCCGAGACGCTCACCCGCCAAAACAAAAAGGACTGATAAATCTTTTTGCAACCCATTCTTTGAGCTGGGCAGATCAGCAAGAAATGAAAAGAATGTTGAATGCCATAGGTCTTGATGCAAACATTCTTCCCTATAATGCAACTTACGAAGACATTATGAAAATCCCGGCAGCGGAATACAACATCTCTGTCTGTCAGATTTTTGCTGATGAATACATAAAATTTTTATCAGAAAAATACGGCACGCCTTATGCCGTAACAAACATGCCTATTGGAACCCGAAGTACAAACCGCTGGCTCCGTGCAATTGCTGCTCTGGCTGGTAAGGAAGAAGAAGCCGAAGCCTTTATAAAGGCCGAAAGCGATGCTGTACGCGAAGAAGTTGCCAGAATCAAAAGAAAGACAGACGGACTTCGTGCCTGTCTTACAGCCGGTACCGGTCGTGGCTTTGCCGCCGCAACCTTGATTGGCGACTACGGCATGAAGCTTTTGTGTATGCATACACCTTATTATGATGAAGCTTATATTGATGATTTCAAACGACTGGAAGAATTGCACGGAACAGACTTTATCGTAAACATTGCAGATATGCAGCCTTATGAACAGGTAAATCTTTTGAAGAAATACAAACCTGATGTATTTATCGGAATGTCAAACTGGGTTTCACGATTGGGAATCCCTTCCTTCCATATTCTTGATTCAAAACGCCCAACCTTTGGCTACCGTGGAGTTTTGTATCTGGGCCGAAAAATTGAAGATGCCATCGACAATAATAACTTCAATAAAAATCTTTCAAACTATTCAAAAAATGCCTACCGCGAAGAATGGTACAAAAAAGATGCCTTCAGCTATCTTCAGCTGCCGGAAGAAAATTAAGTGGCAGAACCAGACAAGGAGTTTTCAAAATGGAAAAATGTATAGAAAGGCCAAGAAGCCTCTGTTCCCTTCACGGTGCTCTTGATGTAATAGGAAATATTTACCGTGCCATCCCTATTCTGCACGCCAGTCCCGGATGTTCAATGCAGGCTTCAAGCCGCACAAACCTTTATTACCTTGGCGGTTATCACGGGCTTCCAAGTTCAAATGCCTACGAAAAGGAAGTTGTATTCGGCGGAACTCAGAGACTAAGAGAGACAATTAAAGGGAGCCTCGAAATTATGGACGGTGACTATTACGCAGTTCTTACCGGCTGTTCCATGGGAATTAATGGTGATGATGTAGATAGCGTAGTAAAAGAGTTTGAAGCTTCTCCTTATCCTATTGCAAGCATTGACACAGCAGGTTTCCGAGGCGACACCTACACAGGCTATAACATGGCCCTTCTTGCAACTGTAAAAAAACTTGCAAAGAAGACAAAAACAGATTCCCGTCTTGTAAACATTTACGGCCAGCCGCCAAGTTCAGACATCACATTGCGTGGCGACCTTGAAGAAATTACAAGACTTCTTGCAAGAATCGGCGTAAAGGCAAATACCTTTTTTATCCGTCGCGACGGAATTGAACAGTTGAAAAATTCAGGCAATGCAGCCCTTAACATCAACCTTTCACCATGGCTTGCTAAGAATGTAGACACCTATTATAAAGAAACCTTTGGAATTGAAACCCTAAGATTTAACGGCTGGCCGGTGGGTCCTAAAGACACTGCAAACTTTTTGAGAACAGTAGCCGAGCGGCTTGACCTCGATTCTAAGCTTGTAGACAAAGTGATTCACGAAGAAGAACTCTATGTCTACGAATATCTTGACTCCCTTTTTGGAAACTTTGAACGCCATCGTTTTATTCTGGTTGGCGAATGTGCAAAGGCTCTGGGACTTGCCCGCTTCCTGGTAAATGTACACGGTCACATTCCTCTTGCAATCATCTTTACAGATTCTGTTCCAAATCAGTATCAGGACAGCATCCGCGAAGAAGTTCAAAAGCTGGAATGTCCGCGCAAAGCAGAGGTTTATTTTGAAAATGATGTCTGGGAAATTGAACAGATTGCCCAACAGTATGATGGTAGGGCAACTCTTTTTATGGGCAGCTCTTATGAAAAGAAACTTGCACAGAAGCTTGGAAGCCACTATGCAATTACTTCAAATCCTTGTCTTGATAAAGAAATACTTAACCGTTCTCATATAGGTACGCACGGCTGCATTTCTTTAGTCGAAGATTTGTACAATCATTTCTAAAATGACAACCGATATGACACAGGGGAAGATAGTTCCCCTTTTACTAAAATTTTCCGCTCCCCTGCTGCTGGGAAATCTCTTCCAGCAGTTTTATAACACTTTCGACACTTTTATTGTTGGAAGGGTTATTGGAAGTCAGGCACTGGCCGCAATAGGCTCAACCTCACATTTTGTGAATACTGTAATTAATTTTTTCAACGGGCTTGCAATTGGAGCCCAGGTAGTTATTTCTCAGCTTTTTGGTGCAAAGAATTTTCCAAGCCTGAAAAAAGCAATTAATACTACAATTTATGCAAGCTTTATTTTCAGCATCCTCGCCACCGTCATTCAAATAATTCTTTCTCCTTTTGTATTAAGATTAATTTCTACACCGCCGGATGTATTAGTCCAGGCAAACCAATATCTGAAAATTTACTTTCTTGGAACAGCCGCCCTCACCCTCTACAACATGGGGTCTGGAATTTTAAGAGCACTTGGAGATTCAACACGAGCTCTTATTTTTCTGGTTATCTCCTCCGTTTCAAATATTGTTCTTGATATTCTTTTTGTAGTTTTGCTTGGCAAAGGAATTGCGGGAGCAGCTTATGCTACTGTACTCAGCGAACTCTTAAGTGCCATTCTGGTTATAATTTCACTTCAGAGACTGGAAGTCAAAATGCGGCTTGAACTTAAGCATCCTCAAATTGATTTTTTGATTTTGAAAAAAATTATGAAACTCGGTTTACCAGGTGCAATTTCTTCTTCCATCACATCTTTTTCAAATACCTTTATGCAGAAATACATTAATTACTTTGGAACTTCCTGCATGGCTGGCTGGGCAATTTTTTCTAAGTTCGATCAGTTTGCTATATTACCAATGCATAGTCTTGCAAGCGGAGCAACTACCTTTGTTGCTCAAAACTACGGTGCAAAAAAATCAGAAAGAATTCGTGATGGAATAAAAAAATCATTTATACTGAATTTCAGCGTTATCAGTATTTTAAGTCTGCTATTGATTTTTCAGGCAAACTTCTTTGCCAGTCTTTTTTCAGATGATGTAGAAGTCATTTATTTCGCAGAACGCTTTATTTATCTCACTGCTCCTTTTTTTGTTTTATGTGGTTTTTCAATGCTTTTTTCAAATGTAATGAGGGGTTTTGGAATTGCATTCCGTCCAACCATTATTACATTTGTAGGATTCGTTTTATTCCGCCAGATAATGCTTTTGATAATTTCCCAGACTTCAAATTCCTTTATCTTGATTGCTCTGGTATATCCGGCAGCCTGGCCGCTGGTAATCATCATATACATTATCTGGCTTTTTATATTCAGAAAAAAACGTATTAAATAAAATTAGTCCAGGCGTGTTCCTCTTTTTCAGGAAGACCAAACTTTTCTTTACCAAGAGCAATAGACTTAATCAAAAAGCTCATATTGCGAGCTAGAACGCGGAGAGTCTGCATGCCTTCAGCATCTTCTGAGGCTTCTCCCGGAGCACCACCGTGAATATTATTCCAGTACTGGCTGCTTGCAACCGGCATTCCGCTGATTGTAAAAAATTTATTCACTACATCAAAAGAAGCTGTTGTACCGCCACGGCGCGCACATACAAAACCAGCACCAACCTTCATTGTCTTATCAAAGCTGCTGCTGTAAAAAAGTCTCTGCAGGAAAGCCTGAACAGTTGCGTTTGGAGCGGAGTAATAAACAGGAGTTCCAACAACAAGACCATCAGCATCCTTAAACTTAGCCGCAAACTCATTTACAGCATCATCAAAAACACATTTACCAAGCTCGCCACAGCGGCCACAGGCAATGCAGCCACGGATATCTTTGTTACCGATGTTAAAAATTTCAGTTTCAATTCCCTGCTCTGCAAAAATCTTTTCCATCTCGTGCAGACCAAGCAAAGTGTTGCTGTTAGCACGTGGGCTTCCGTTTACAAGTAATACCTTCATAACCGCTTCTTATCCTCTTATAAAATGAATATGCCTAAATGATAATCTGAGAGACAAAGGAAATCAATGAAAAAAACTCCTGTAAAATTGCATAAAAAATCTGCGAACAAAGCTTGCTTGACAAGTCTCTGTTTTTAGGCTATATTCCTACTAACTTACTAGGTTTATAGGTAGATATAATACAATGATAGTTATAGATTCCGTTGATAAAACTTATCATCTCAAAGGTAATGATGTAGAAGCCCTGAAAAAGGTTTCGCTCACAATTGAAGACGGCACAATTTACGGTGTTATCGGATATTCGGGAGCGGGAAAATCTACACTGGTTCGATGTATAAATCTGCTTGAAGTTCCTGATTCCGGCAGCATTACGGTAAATGGAACTCAGCTCACCTGGCACGACAGCGAAGGAATTTT
The Treponema bryantii DNA segment above includes these coding regions:
- a CDS encoding TatD family nuclease-associated radical SAM protein translates to MKKSMTIIYPEYNGLYINLTNRCPCACIFCIRQKVSGAEFDNVDTLWLEHEPTAAEVIAAIKEEAKLERFKNYKEFVFCGYGEPTEALDVLLEVAAFLKANYSLPVRINTNGLADLINKKPVAPLLAGKIDALSISLNSSNPEIYEKTVRPVFKGKAFPAMLAFAEQAKNFVPKVVLTTVETTISKEDEEECSRLCERLGVTHRIRRFVPVN
- a CDS encoding transporter substrate-binding domain-containing protein produces the protein MKKSFLKSVAVILVASFIASGAFAASKKEKKSKTKVQTILVGTGSSAPLYCYLDDKGELAGFEIDVIKAIDELLPQYKFEFQIFDFKNILLALAAGKIDIGAHMYESNPERRKNYLFTEYGYNDFSKYIVVLKENTEVKSLKDLVGKTAQASTGSATGAILQHWNEDHPNEQINAVLTSTLTNEQIVASMKNGTYDAFFSNIPSFNQLQKEYGGIFRLVEEPISTSASYFIFNLDNPTLKADVDVALKQLIDSGELSKLAIKNLGSDTTKNINK
- a CDS encoding amino acid ABC transporter permease is translated as MADLFSWQRVVKNFPILITKLPVTFEIVAVAFSLGFILALLIATTRIKKVPLLNQILTVFISFERGTPLLVQMLVVYYAFPIVLYKAFGIDSRRWEKIIFVDLALILNQGVFLGEIFRGAILAVPKGQKEAALACGISDFKAFIKIILPQAIRIALPSTGLTLIGLFQETSLVYMLGVMDIMGRASALGATSGHNLESYLIIALIFVLINFGLTAITTKIDKNLTYGTKNLTGRAA
- a CDS encoding amino acid ABC transporter permease gives rise to the protein MKFSLEYLWKCILSGIIYIPVTLKLALIPLALAIVFGTLIALARIFKVPVVEKFFKIFVAIYSGIPGVVTMLIFHLIYLSLFKPAKNGIMLLAYFTFTLGRTIVVSESVRGAFLSIPKGQYEASYACGLSTFQTLKKIIIPQVIPVALPALTNNTLGSIKNTSIVLVLGIVDVLNGATIPCADTYSYVEGYVAAAIIYWVINAIVEFFLVHLEKHLSKKK
- a CDS encoding amino acid ABC transporter ATP-binding protein, with the protein product MIKIEHVKKSFGHLDVLHDVSLTVDDGSVVVILGPSGSGKTTLLRSINFLERADKGKLTIGSSSVDLHSAKKKEVLEIRRKTSMVFQNYNLFANKTALENIVEALVTGHGIPRAQAVERAKEELRKVGLSDKENYYPSQLSGGQQQRVGIARAVALDAEVILFDEPTSALDPELVGETLALIKQVAKDGHTMIVVTHEMSFAEDVADKVVFMDGGYIVEEGSPQDIFYHPKEERTRQFLRRIIPVGEYVI
- a CDS encoding nitrogenase component 1 codes for the protein MNKQIPDTIRDKHPGFADVQVGSSGELREKAQAHCLKNAHRTFEQGIQCVQVNSMNALVSLQDTVMVIHSPLGCSGCASFGAIDRLNVYKHHRGRDNAPDSHVISTALGEKEVILGGEKRLHETIDQAIKRYNPKIVFILASCASSIIGDDIDAVAEQKEKEYKAKGKDIIFAPVHCEGFKSRNHATGYDLALATLQNYVIRDAHPPKQKGLINLFATHSLSWADQQEMKRMLNAIGLDANILPYNATYEDIMKIPAAEYNISVCQIFADEYIKFLSEKYGTPYAVTNMPIGTRSTNRWLRAIAALAGKEEEAEAFIKAESDAVREEVARIKRKTDGLRACLTAGTGRGFAAATLIGDYGMKLLCMHTPYYDEAYIDDFKRLEELHGTDFIVNIADMQPYEQVNLLKKYKPDVFIGMSNWVSRLGIPSFHILDSKRPTFGYRGVLYLGRKIEDAIDNNNFNKNLSNYSKNAYREEWYKKDAFSYLQLPEEN
- a CDS encoding nitrogenase component 1, with translation MEKCIERPRSLCSLHGALDVIGNIYRAIPILHASPGCSMQASSRTNLYYLGGYHGLPSSNAYEKEVVFGGTQRLRETIKGSLEIMDGDYYAVLTGCSMGINGDDVDSVVKEFEASPYPIASIDTAGFRGDTYTGYNMALLATVKKLAKKTKTDSRLVNIYGQPPSSDITLRGDLEEITRLLARIGVKANTFFIRRDGIEQLKNSGNAALNINLSPWLAKNVDTYYKETFGIETLRFNGWPVGPKDTANFLRTVAERLDLDSKLVDKVIHEEELYVYEYLDSLFGNFERHRFILVGECAKALGLARFLVNVHGHIPLAIIFTDSVPNQYQDSIREEVQKLECPRKAEVYFENDVWEIEQIAQQYDGRATLFMGSSYEKKLAQKLGSHYAITSNPCLDKEILNRSHIGTHGCISLVEDLYNHF
- a CDS encoding MATE family efflux transporter encodes the protein MTQGKIVPLLLKFSAPLLLGNLFQQFYNTFDTFIVGRVIGSQALAAIGSTSHFVNTVINFFNGLAIGAQVVISQLFGAKNFPSLKKAINTTIYASFIFSILATVIQIILSPFVLRLISTPPDVLVQANQYLKIYFLGTAALTLYNMGSGILRALGDSTRALIFLVISSVSNIVLDILFVVLLGKGIAGAAYATVLSELLSAILVIISLQRLEVKMRLELKHPQIDFLILKKIMKLGLPGAISSSITSFSNTFMQKYINYFGTSCMAGWAIFSKFDQFAILPMHSLASGATTFVAQNYGAKKSERIRDGIKKSFILNFSVISILSLLLIFQANFFASLFSDDVEVIYFAERFIYLTAPFFVLCGFSMLFSNVMRGFGIAFRPTIITFVGFVLFRQIMLLIISQTSNSFILIALVYPAAWPLVIIIYIIWLFIFRKKRIK
- a CDS encoding flavodoxin family protein gives rise to the protein MKVLLVNGSPRANSNTLLGLHEMEKIFAEQGIETEIFNIGNKDIRGCIACGRCGELGKCVFDDAVNEFAAKFKDADGLVVGTPVYYSAPNATVQAFLQRLFYSSSFDKTMKVGAGFVCARRGGTTASFDVVNKFFTISGMPVASSQYWNNIHGGAPGEASEDAEGMQTLRVLARNMSFLIKSIALGKEKFGLPEKEEHAWTNFI